The proteins below are encoded in one region of Anoplopoma fimbria isolate UVic2021 breed Golden Eagle Sablefish chromosome 19, Afim_UVic_2022, whole genome shotgun sequence:
- the bhlhe41 gene encoding class E basic helix-loop-helix protein 41 isoform X1, with protein MDERIPHLQDRQFMEHADFLGVDYPSLYMCKSKRGIKREDGGKQDAYKLPHRLIEKKRRDRINECIGQLKDLLPEHLKLSTLGHLEKAVVLELTLKHLNALTAVTEQQHQKIIALQNGDRSMKSSIHADLDAFHSGFQACAKEVLQYLSQFENWTAREQRCAQLIGHLHKVLAQFQPGAPTLQHQLPAAGDAQDGQKAESQANCVPVIQRTQGGELNENDTDTDSGYGGEAEKSDGKEKECERVKAVKIKQEFGDDRLAKKPKMNWAGNGSVGTDPTRPDLAFMNSLMGISGVGQQTPICMPFYFINPSAAATYMPFFDKSNIEKYVYPALASPFPWLYPAHAAAAAAAAAAFPGLSVHVGGSAQSGDVHSPDSDESREAELGSPDEREDSPASDYEEDDVAETSPESKKSPHDPFSACQTS; from the exons ATGGATGAAAGAATACCGCATCTACAGGACAGGCAGTTTATGGAGCACGCAGATTTCTTGGG gGTGGATTACCCCTCTCTCTACATGTGCAAATCCAAAAGAGGGATAAAAAGAGAGGATGGTGGGAAG CAGGACGCATACAAGTTACCACACCGGTTGAtcgagaagaagaggagagacagaataAACGAATGTATTGGTCAGCTGAAGGATTTGTTACCCGAACACCTGAAGCTGTCG ACGCTCGGGCATTTGGAGAAAGCGGTCGTCCTGGAGTTAACGCTGAAACATCTGAACGCACTGACTGCTGTCACTGAGCAGCAGCACCAGAAGATCATTGCTCTGCAGAACG GTGACCGGTCGATGAAATCCTCTATTCATGCCGATCTGGACGCGTTCCATTCCGGGTTCCAGGCCTGTGCCAAAGAGGTCCTGCAGTACCTGAGTCAGTTTGAGAACTGGACGGCTCGGGAGCAGAGGTGCGCTCAGCTCATCGGCCACCTCCACAAGGTGCTGGCGCAGTTCCAGCCCGGCGCACCGACACTCCAGCACCAGCTGCCCGCCGCCGGGGACGCACAGGACGGGCAGAAAGCCGAGAGCCAAGCCAACTGCGTCCCGGTCATCCAGAGGACCCAGGGCGGGGAGCTCAACGAGAACGACACCGACACGGACAGTGGATACGGGGGCGAAGCCGAGAAGAGCGACGGCAAAGAGAAAGAATGCGAGCGCGTGAAAGCAGTGAAGATCAAGCAAGAGTTTGGAGATGATCGCCTCGCCAAAAAACCAAAGATGAACTGGGCTGGGAACGGGTCAGTGGGCACAGACCCCACTAGGCCCGATCTGGCGTTTATGAACTCTCTGATGGGAATAAGCGGTGTGGGACAGCAGACACCCATTTGCATGCCTTTCTACTTCATCAACCCCTCGGCCGCGGCGACTTATATGCCTTTTTTCGACAAAAGCAACATTGAGAAGTACGTGTACCCGGCTCTCGCGTCCCCGTTCCCCTGGCTCTACCCGGCACACgccgcagcagcagccgccGCGGCCGCCGCTTTCCCCGGCTTGTCTGTGCACGTCGGAGGCTCTGCTCAGTCCGGTGACGTCCACAGTCCGGACAGCGACGAGTCACGCGAGGCTGAGTTGGGTTCCCCAGACGAGCGCGAGGACAGTCCCGCGAGTGACTACGAGGAGGATGACGTAGCTGAGACGTCCCCAGAGAGCAAGAAGAGTCCTCACGACCCCTTCTCTGCTTGTCAAACCAGCTAA
- the LOC129108094 gene encoding ras association domain-containing protein 8 isoform X1: MELKVWVDGVQRVVCGVTEATTCQEVVIALAQAIGRTGRYTLVEKWRDTERHLAPHESPVASLNTWGQYAGDVQLILHRTGPSLTERPPSEGPPLRGPERGLHRQSLPPLAKLRHPNDRSLRRREPRRKSLTFTGAPRGLREILSGGRMSEAEAKRRLLLENGGNHHHAGSAIGNVSPGLWACRMEDLVRLVGLQRETLNVLEKKLEAYEAELQAWAEGRGMRGGGCSGDPGGGGGLVEEILRLEKHLRKNDVEMEEEEFWATELQIELESERQLEERLQELRGRMQGCEVEIEEKLSMVQSVEAGLEEERLQRQRQETQWVSEAEARSQVLRAKVELKAQERQAVQLESSCRAVDRSLGQNSKKLQDMQHELEQLTKELRQVNLQQFIKQTGTKVTVLPAEPSEDESTHSSHGIDLVPLTGSLKRPVSSHTMSSHLRILHSPLTSGLNPEGIYV; the protein is encoded by the exons ATGGAGCTCAAGGTCTGGGTGGATGGAGTCCAGAGGGTCGTCTGTGGGGTCACTGAGGCAACCACTTGCCAAGAAGTGGTGATTGCTCTGGCACAAGCCATAG GTCGCACCGGGAGatacactctggtagaaaaatGGCGGGACACAGAGCGTCACCTAGCCCCTCATGAGAGCCCTGTGGCTTCTCTGAACACCTGGGGCCAGTATGCTGGTGATGTCCAGCTGATCCTGCATCGGACAGGTCCGTCCCTGACTGAACGGCCTCCCTCAGAAGGACCCCCTCTCAGGGGGCCTGAGCGTGGGCTGCACCGGCAGAGCCTACCTCCCCTTGCAAAGCTACGACATCCCAATGATCGTTCCCTCCGCCGCCGTGAACCGCGCCGTAAGTCTCTGACGTTCACCGGTGCGCCCAGAGGCCTCAGGGAGATATTGAGCGGAGGCCGAATGAGCGAAGCTGAGGCAAAACGAAGACTCCTCCTGGAGAATGGTGGGAATCACCACCATGCAGGATCAGCCATCGGGAATGTATCGCCTGGCCTGTGGGCCTGTCGCATGGAAGATCTGGTCCGACTGGTCGGTCTACAGAGAGAGACTCTCAATGTGCTGGAGAAAAAGCTGGAGGCCTATGAGGCTGAGCTCCAGGCCTGGGCTGAAGGGCGAGGGATGCGAGGTGGAGGGTGCAGTGGTGAcccaggtggaggaggaggactggtAGAGGAGATCCTGAGGTTGGAAAAGCATCTGAGGAAGAATGacgtggagatggaggaggaggagttttgGGCCACTGAGCTACAGATTGAGCTAGAAAGTGAGAGACAGCTGGAGGAAAGACTGCAGGAGCTAAGAGGACGCATGCAGGGCTGTGAAGTGGAGATTGAAGAAAAGCTGTCAATGGTACAG AGTGTAGAGGCCGGCCTGGAAGAGGAGCGGCTGCAGAGGCAGCGGCAGGAGACCCAGTGGGTCAGTGAGGCAGAGGCTCGGTCTCAGGTGCTCAGGGCCAAAGTAGAACTGAAAGCCCAGGAGAGACAGGCTGTCCAGCTGGAGAGCAGCTGCAGAGCAGTGGACAGGTCACTTGGACAAAACAGCAAGAAACTGCAG GATATGCAGCACGAGCTGGAACAGCTGACCAAGGAGCTGAGGCAGGTTAACCTGCAGCAGTTCATCAAGCAGACCGGCACCAAGGTCACAGTGCTGCCGGCTGAACCCAGTGAGGATGAAAGTACTCACAGCAGTCATGGAATAG ATTTAGTTCCCCTTACTGGCTCCCTGAAGCGTCCGGTGTCGTCGCACACAATGTCCAGTCACCTCCGGATCCTCCACAGCCCTCTCACTTCCGGCCTGAATCCAGAGGGGATCTATGTGTGA
- the bhlhe41 gene encoding class E basic helix-loop-helix protein 41 isoform X2, translated as MDERIPHLQDRQFMEHADFLGVDYPSLYMCKSKRGIKREDGGKDAYKLPHRLIEKKRRDRINECIGQLKDLLPEHLKLSTLGHLEKAVVLELTLKHLNALTAVTEQQHQKIIALQNGDRSMKSSIHADLDAFHSGFQACAKEVLQYLSQFENWTAREQRCAQLIGHLHKVLAQFQPGAPTLQHQLPAAGDAQDGQKAESQANCVPVIQRTQGGELNENDTDTDSGYGGEAEKSDGKEKECERVKAVKIKQEFGDDRLAKKPKMNWAGNGSVGTDPTRPDLAFMNSLMGISGVGQQTPICMPFYFINPSAAATYMPFFDKSNIEKYVYPALASPFPWLYPAHAAAAAAAAAAFPGLSVHVGGSAQSGDVHSPDSDESREAELGSPDEREDSPASDYEEDDVAETSPESKKSPHDPFSACQTS; from the exons ATGGATGAAAGAATACCGCATCTACAGGACAGGCAGTTTATGGAGCACGCAGATTTCTTGGG gGTGGATTACCCCTCTCTCTACATGTGCAAATCCAAAAGAGGGATAAAAAGAGAGGATGGTGGGAAG GACGCATACAAGTTACCACACCGGTTGAtcgagaagaagaggagagacagaataAACGAATGTATTGGTCAGCTGAAGGATTTGTTACCCGAACACCTGAAGCTGTCG ACGCTCGGGCATTTGGAGAAAGCGGTCGTCCTGGAGTTAACGCTGAAACATCTGAACGCACTGACTGCTGTCACTGAGCAGCAGCACCAGAAGATCATTGCTCTGCAGAACG GTGACCGGTCGATGAAATCCTCTATTCATGCCGATCTGGACGCGTTCCATTCCGGGTTCCAGGCCTGTGCCAAAGAGGTCCTGCAGTACCTGAGTCAGTTTGAGAACTGGACGGCTCGGGAGCAGAGGTGCGCTCAGCTCATCGGCCACCTCCACAAGGTGCTGGCGCAGTTCCAGCCCGGCGCACCGACACTCCAGCACCAGCTGCCCGCCGCCGGGGACGCACAGGACGGGCAGAAAGCCGAGAGCCAAGCCAACTGCGTCCCGGTCATCCAGAGGACCCAGGGCGGGGAGCTCAACGAGAACGACACCGACACGGACAGTGGATACGGGGGCGAAGCCGAGAAGAGCGACGGCAAAGAGAAAGAATGCGAGCGCGTGAAAGCAGTGAAGATCAAGCAAGAGTTTGGAGATGATCGCCTCGCCAAAAAACCAAAGATGAACTGGGCTGGGAACGGGTCAGTGGGCACAGACCCCACTAGGCCCGATCTGGCGTTTATGAACTCTCTGATGGGAATAAGCGGTGTGGGACAGCAGACACCCATTTGCATGCCTTTCTACTTCATCAACCCCTCGGCCGCGGCGACTTATATGCCTTTTTTCGACAAAAGCAACATTGAGAAGTACGTGTACCCGGCTCTCGCGTCCCCGTTCCCCTGGCTCTACCCGGCACACgccgcagcagcagccgccGCGGCCGCCGCTTTCCCCGGCTTGTCTGTGCACGTCGGAGGCTCTGCTCAGTCCGGTGACGTCCACAGTCCGGACAGCGACGAGTCACGCGAGGCTGAGTTGGGTTCCCCAGACGAGCGCGAGGACAGTCCCGCGAGTGACTACGAGGAGGATGACGTAGCTGAGACGTCCCCAGAGAGCAAGAAGAGTCCTCACGACCCCTTCTCTGCTTGTCAAACCAGCTAA
- the sspn gene encoding sarcospan, whose protein sequence is MARGGLGREGKGRRDRQTDRQQGRLILPKHCNSKSREYREEKKSVKKSGEMGQGQKGSSDKKEGKKKKKRDESSAPEDGQKCRACRFPLLVALLQLLLGVAVAVVAFLMLAMSPSLLARETPHWAGIILCLVSILGFILYCITYIPDERTSTQFIGKILYFVLCTIGLVISVLALSFAGHHYSQTSGFSCEPVGEDCVCKLDPNDPIARTFTYEGVSDCEGITGTLPLYFLLQIVLNLAQAIVCAIGAFIMWKHRYQVFFAGLQVGSPSSQQWQKV, encoded by the exons ATGGCGAGAGGAGGCCTTGGCAGGGAGGGTAAgggaaggagagacagacagacagacagacagcagggcAGGCTCATCCTACCCAAACACTGCAACAGTAAAAGTCGGGAgtacagagaagaaaaaaagagtgtgaaGAAAAGTGGAGAAATGGGGCAGGGGCAGAAAGGTTCCTCAGACAAGAAGgagggcaagaagaagaagaagagggatgAAAGCTCAGCGCCAGAGGACGGACAGAAATGCAGAGCCTGTCGCTTCCCTCTGCTCGTCGCCCTGCTCCAGCTGCTGTTGGGGGTGGCCGTCGCAGTCGTGGCCTTCCTTATGTTGGCCATGAGCCCCTCACTCCTGGCCAGGGAGACGCCACACTGGGCTGGAATCATT CTCTGCTTAGTTTCCATCTTGGGCTTTATCCTGTACTGTATCACCTACATCCCTGATGAGAGAACGTCTACTCAATTCATTGGCAAG ATCCTGTACTTTGTCCTGTGTACAATCGGCCTGGTTATATCAGTGCTGGCCCTGTCCTTTGCTGGACACCACTACTCACAGACCAGTGGCTTCAGCTGTGAGCCTGTGGGAGAGGACTGTGTGTGCAAACTGGATCCAAACGACCCAATAGCCCGCACCTTCACCTACGAGGGGGTCAGCGACTGTGAGGGGATCACCGGGACGCTCCCGCTCTACTTCCTGCTCCAGATCGTGCTGAACCTGGCCCAAGCAATCGTGTGTGCCATCGGTGCCTTTATCATGTGGAAGCACCGCTACCAGGTCTTTTTCGCCGGCCTTCAGGTTGGCTCTCCCTCTTCCCAGCAGTGGCAGAAGGTTTAA
- the LOC129108094 gene encoding ras association domain-containing protein 8 isoform X2: MELKVWVDGVQRVVCGVTEATTCQEVVIALAQAIGRTGRYTLVEKWRDTERHLAPHESPVASLNTWGQYAGDVQLILHRTGPSLTERPPSEGPPLRGPERGLHRQSLPPLAKLRHPNDRSLRRREPRRKSLTFTGAPRGLREILSGGRMSEAEAKRRLLLENGGNHHHAGSAIGNVSPGLWACRMEDLVRLVGLQRETLNVLEKKLEAYEAELQAWAEGRGMRGGGCSGDPGGGGGLVEEILRLEKHLRKNDVEMEEEEFWATELQIELESERQLEERLQELRGRMQGCEVEIEEKLSMSVEAGLEEERLQRQRQETQWVSEAEARSQVLRAKVELKAQERQAVQLESSCRAVDRSLGQNSKKLQDMQHELEQLTKELRQVNLQQFIKQTGTKVTVLPAEPSEDESTHSSHGIDLVPLTGSLKRPVSSHTMSSHLRILHSPLTSGLNPEGIYV, translated from the exons ATGGAGCTCAAGGTCTGGGTGGATGGAGTCCAGAGGGTCGTCTGTGGGGTCACTGAGGCAACCACTTGCCAAGAAGTGGTGATTGCTCTGGCACAAGCCATAG GTCGCACCGGGAGatacactctggtagaaaaatGGCGGGACACAGAGCGTCACCTAGCCCCTCATGAGAGCCCTGTGGCTTCTCTGAACACCTGGGGCCAGTATGCTGGTGATGTCCAGCTGATCCTGCATCGGACAGGTCCGTCCCTGACTGAACGGCCTCCCTCAGAAGGACCCCCTCTCAGGGGGCCTGAGCGTGGGCTGCACCGGCAGAGCCTACCTCCCCTTGCAAAGCTACGACATCCCAATGATCGTTCCCTCCGCCGCCGTGAACCGCGCCGTAAGTCTCTGACGTTCACCGGTGCGCCCAGAGGCCTCAGGGAGATATTGAGCGGAGGCCGAATGAGCGAAGCTGAGGCAAAACGAAGACTCCTCCTGGAGAATGGTGGGAATCACCACCATGCAGGATCAGCCATCGGGAATGTATCGCCTGGCCTGTGGGCCTGTCGCATGGAAGATCTGGTCCGACTGGTCGGTCTACAGAGAGAGACTCTCAATGTGCTGGAGAAAAAGCTGGAGGCCTATGAGGCTGAGCTCCAGGCCTGGGCTGAAGGGCGAGGGATGCGAGGTGGAGGGTGCAGTGGTGAcccaggtggaggaggaggactggtAGAGGAGATCCTGAGGTTGGAAAAGCATCTGAGGAAGAATGacgtggagatggaggaggaggagttttgGGCCACTGAGCTACAGATTGAGCTAGAAAGTGAGAGACAGCTGGAGGAAAGACTGCAGGAGCTAAGAGGACGCATGCAGGGCTGTGAAGTGGAGATTGAAGAAAAGCTGTCAATG AGTGTAGAGGCCGGCCTGGAAGAGGAGCGGCTGCAGAGGCAGCGGCAGGAGACCCAGTGGGTCAGTGAGGCAGAGGCTCGGTCTCAGGTGCTCAGGGCCAAAGTAGAACTGAAAGCCCAGGAGAGACAGGCTGTCCAGCTGGAGAGCAGCTGCAGAGCAGTGGACAGGTCACTTGGACAAAACAGCAAGAAACTGCAG GATATGCAGCACGAGCTGGAACAGCTGACCAAGGAGCTGAGGCAGGTTAACCTGCAGCAGTTCATCAAGCAGACCGGCACCAAGGTCACAGTGCTGCCGGCTGAACCCAGTGAGGATGAAAGTACTCACAGCAGTCATGGAATAG ATTTAGTTCCCCTTACTGGCTCCCTGAAGCGTCCGGTGTCGTCGCACACAATGTCCAGTCACCTCCGGATCCTCCACAGCCCTCTCACTTCCGGCCTGAATCCAGAGGGGATCTATGTGTGA